Proteins encoded in a region of the Rhizobium sp. CC-YZS058 genome:
- a CDS encoding bifunctional 2-C-methyl-D-erythritol 4-phosphate cytidylyltransferase/2-C-methyl-D-erythritol 2,4-cyclodiphosphate synthase produces the protein MRLGVVIVAAGRGERAGASVEGPKQYRRIGGRPVLSHTLDALTRWGKADLIVTVIHPDDGALYDEALRQSEGGAECLTVFGGSTRQASVLAGLEALAARGLSHVFIQDAVRPFIDAALLDRCLAPLTGGAVAVLPAIAVADTLKRAQFGSDAESPLVGETVSREGLYAAQTPQAFDLKLILGAHRDAASSGRTDFTDDASIAEWAGLPVVLVEGSVDNRKLTVKRDISMADEMLSRERPVLPDIRTGNGYDVHRLVEGDGVTLCGVFLPHDQALLGHSDADVALHALTDALLATCGAGDIGDHFPPSDPQWRGAPSRIFLDHAARLVREKGGTILNADISLIAEAPKIGPHRQAMREALSTMLEISLDRCSVKATTNEAIGFVGRREGIAAIATASVLYQRPAE, from the coding sequence ATTCGGCTCGGGGTGGTGATCGTGGCAGCCGGGCGCGGCGAGCGGGCTGGTGCCTCGGTGGAAGGGCCGAAGCAGTATCGCCGCATCGGCGGCCGCCCGGTGCTGAGCCACACGCTCGACGCCCTCACCCGGTGGGGCAAGGCCGACCTCATCGTCACCGTGATCCACCCGGACGATGGGGCGCTCTACGACGAGGCTCTCCGCCAAAGCGAGGGCGGGGCGGAGTGCCTCACCGTCTTCGGCGGCAGCACCCGTCAGGCCTCCGTTCTCGCCGGTCTCGAAGCGCTGGCCGCCCGCGGCCTCAGCCATGTCTTCATCCAGGATGCCGTTCGCCCCTTCATCGACGCCGCTTTGCTCGACCGCTGCCTGGCGCCGCTTACGGGAGGCGCGGTGGCCGTCCTGCCGGCCATCGCGGTTGCCGACACGCTGAAACGCGCCCAGTTCGGATCAGACGCAGAGAGCCCGCTCGTCGGCGAAACGGTGTCGCGCGAGGGGCTCTACGCGGCGCAGACACCGCAGGCCTTCGACCTCAAGCTTATCCTCGGCGCACATCGGGACGCGGCAAGTTCCGGCCGGACCGACTTTACCGACGATGCCTCGATCGCCGAATGGGCCGGGCTGCCGGTCGTGCTGGTCGAGGGATCGGTCGACAATCGAAAACTGACCGTGAAGAGGGATATTTCCATGGCCGACGAGATGCTGAGCCGCGAACGCCCAGTTCTGCCCGATATCCGCACCGGCAATGGCTATGACGTTCACCGTCTGGTCGAGGGCGATGGCGTGACCCTGTGCGGCGTGTTCCTGCCGCATGACCAGGCGCTGCTCGGCCATTCCGATGCCGATGTCGCCCTGCACGCGCTGACCGATGCCCTGCTCGCCACCTGCGGGGCCGGCGATATCGGTGATCATTTCCCGCCCTCCGATCCGCAATGGCGCGGCGCGCCCTCGCGAATCTTCCTCGACCATGCGGCCCGCCTGGTGCGCGAGAAGGGCGGCACGATCCTGAACGCCGATATCTCGCTGATCGCCGAAGCGCCGAAGATCGGCCCGCACCGACAGGCAATGCGCGAAGCGCTCTCCACCATGCTTGAGATTTCGCTCGACCGCTGTTCGGTCAAGGCGACCACGAACGAAGCGATCGGCTTCGTCGGGCGACGCGAGGGCATCGCCGCCATCGCGACCGCCAGCGTTCTCTACCAGAGGCCTGCCGAATGA
- a CDS encoding type II toxin-antitoxin system HicB family antitoxin: MRTVSHKGYQASVEFEDGALFIKVLHIDDLLIAECDRASDAARVAGELIDAYLDDCRQAGRAPSKPFKGSFNVRMPPGLHERAARRASDEGRSLNAWVCQAVEDKLDGKTAVSLTPSDQPRSDHAA; the protein is encoded by the coding sequence ATGAGGACGGTTTCGCATAAAGGATATCAGGCCTCCGTCGAGTTCGAAGACGGAGCACTGTTTATCAAGGTGCTCCACATCGACGATCTGCTCATCGCCGAATGCGACCGGGCGTCAGACGCCGCACGTGTGGCCGGCGAATTGATCGACGCTTATCTCGATGACTGCCGGCAGGCCGGACGCGCCCCTTCGAAGCCGTTCAAGGGCAGCTTCAATGTCCGCATGCCGCCGGGTCTTCATGAGAGGGCGGCGCGAAGGGCGAGCGATGAGGGACGATCGCTCAATGCCTGGGTCTGCCAGGCTGTGGAGGACAAACTGGACGGCAAGACTGCGGTTTCTCTCACCCCTTCAGACCAGCCGCGATCCGACCACGCTGCTTGA
- a CDS encoding type II toxin-antitoxin system HicA family toxin codes for MTRSERLLDEFRACTGGFSYRSLLTLLRGLGYDELSTGGGSRRKFVHSVTNHIIRLHEPHPDKDVKAYVVRQIRDSLQEQGFL; via the coding sequence ATGACGCGCAGTGAGCGTTTGCTTGACGAGTTCCGGGCGTGCACGGGCGGCTTCTCTTACCGCTCCCTTCTCACCTTGCTGCGAGGTCTGGGATATGACGAGCTATCGACAGGCGGTGGATCACGGCGCAAATTTGTCCATTCCGTTACCAACCATATCATCCGTCTGCACGAGCCGCATCCAGACAAGGACGTGAAAGCCTACGTCGTTCGTCAGATCCGTGACAGCCTCCAGGAACAGGGGTTTTTATGA
- a CDS encoding sigma-54 dependent transcriptional regulator, with the protein MAADILVVDDEEDIREIVSGILSDEGHETRTAHDSDSALAAISDRVPRLVFLDIWMQGSRLDGLSLLDEIKSRHPELPVVMISGHGNIETAVSAIRRGAYDFIEKPFKADRLILIAERALENSKLRREVSELKKRSGDPVELIGTSVAVSQLRQTIDKVAPTNSRVMIHGPSGSGKELVARMMHRKSSRAGGPFVALNAAAITPDRMEIALFGTEGTAGQPRKTGALEEAHGGMLYLDEVGEMPRETQNKILRVLVDQQFERVGGSKRVKVDVRIISSTAYNLESLIAEGAFREDLYHRLAVIPVRVPALAERREDIPFLVDMFMRQISEQAGIRSRKIGDDALAVLQAHDWPGNIRQLRNNIERLMILARSDGPDSVITADMLPTEVGDSLPKIAAQGDQHIMTLPLREAREMFERDYLIAQINRFGGNISRTAEFVGMERSALHRKLKSLGV; encoded by the coding sequence ATGGCCGCTGACATCCTGGTCGTCGACGACGAAGAAGACATCCGCGAGATCGTCTCCGGCATCCTGTCGGACGAGGGCCATGAGACCCGCACCGCGCATGACAGCGACAGCGCGCTTGCCGCCATTTCCGATCGCGTGCCGCGGCTGGTGTTCCTCGATATCTGGATGCAGGGCAGCCGGTTGGACGGGCTGTCGCTGCTCGACGAGATCAAGAGCCGCCATCCGGAACTGCCCGTGGTGATGATCTCCGGCCATGGCAATATCGAAACCGCCGTGTCCGCCATTCGCCGCGGCGCCTATGATTTCATCGAGAAGCCGTTCAAGGCCGACCGGCTGATCCTGATCGCCGAACGGGCGCTCGAAAACTCGAAACTGCGCCGCGAGGTCTCCGAGCTCAAGAAGCGCTCGGGCGATCCGGTCGAACTGATCGGCACCTCGGTCGCCGTCTCGCAGCTGCGCCAGACGATCGACAAGGTGGCGCCGACCAACAGCCGCGTCATGATTCATGGCCCCTCTGGTTCCGGCAAGGAGCTGGTGGCGCGGATGATGCACCGCAAATCCTCGCGCGCCGGCGGCCCCTTCGTGGCGCTGAACGCAGCGGCGATCACGCCTGACCGCATGGAGATCGCCCTGTTCGGCACCGAGGGCACGGCCGGCCAGCCGCGCAAGACCGGGGCGCTCGAAGAAGCCCATGGCGGCATGCTCTATCTCGACGAAGTCGGCGAAATGCCGCGTGAAACGCAGAACAAGATCCTGCGCGTGCTGGTCGACCAGCAGTTCGAACGGGTCGGCGGCTCCAAGCGGGTGAAGGTCGATGTGCGCATCATCTCTTCCACCGCCTACAATCTCGAAAGCCTGATCGCCGAAGGCGCCTTCCGCGAGGATCTCTATCACCGGCTGGCGGTCATCCCCGTCCGCGTGCCGGCACTGGCCGAGCGGCGGGAGGACATTCCGTTTCTCGTCGACATGTTCATGCGCCAGATCAGCGAGCAGGCCGGCATCCGCTCGCGCAAGATCGGCGACGATGCGCTGGCCGTGCTGCAGGCCCACGACTGGCCGGGCAATATCCGCCAGCTGCGCAACAATATCGAACGGCTGATGATCCTCGCCCGGTCCGACGGGCCGGATTCGGTCATCACCGCTGATATGCTGCCGACCGAAGTGGGCGACAGTCTGCCGAAGATCGCCGCCCAGGGCGACCAGCACATCATGACCCTGCCGCTGCGCGAAGCGCGCGAAATGTTCGAACGCGATTACCTGATCGCCCAGATCAACCGCTTCGGCGGTAACATCTCCCGCACCGCCGAATTCGTCGGCATGGAACGCTCCGCGCTGCATCGCAAGCTGAAATCGCTCGGGGTGTGA
- the dusB gene encoding tRNA dihydrouridine synthase DusB: MKDNHVTVPNLSSPLDVAGITLRNRVVLAPMSGVTDLPFRQLAWRHGAGLVVTEMVASRELVGNAGESWARLKGAGIRPHMVQLAGREAHWMAQAARIVEDQGADLIDINMGCPAKKVTGGYSGSALMRDPDHALSLIEATVKAVRIPVTLKMRLGWDDTTINAPEIARRAQAAGIRLVTIHGRTRMQFYTGRADWPAIRAVRDAISIPLIANGDVESEADAAEILRVSGADAVMVGRGAQGRPWHAGVLASAGQAPEGRERLELIAEHYEMMLGFYGIETGLRHARKHLGWYMDRFAPDAAKGPVLTATDHRVALARLMEALEAAPSAHAPNADSEARAA, translated from the coding sequence CTGAAAGATAATCACGTGACCGTGCCGAATTTGTCATCGCCTTTGGATGTCGCGGGCATCACGCTTCGCAACCGCGTCGTGCTGGCGCCAATGTCGGGGGTCACCGATCTGCCCTTCCGCCAGCTGGCCTGGCGCCATGGTGCCGGCCTGGTGGTCACCGAGATGGTGGCGAGCCGGGAGCTGGTGGGCAATGCCGGCGAGAGTTGGGCGCGCCTGAAAGGCGCCGGCATCCGCCCGCACATGGTGCAGCTCGCCGGTCGCGAGGCCCACTGGATGGCGCAGGCAGCGCGTATCGTCGAGGATCAGGGCGCCGATCTCATCGATATCAACATGGGCTGCCCCGCCAAGAAGGTCACCGGCGGCTATTCGGGCTCGGCTCTCATGCGCGATCCGGATCACGCACTCTCGCTGATCGAGGCAACGGTGAAGGCGGTGCGCATTCCCGTGACTCTGAAGATGCGGCTCGGCTGGGATGACACCACGATCAATGCACCCGAGATCGCCCGCCGGGCGCAAGCGGCCGGGATCAGGCTGGTGACGATCCACGGCCGCACCCGCATGCAGTTCTATACCGGCCGTGCTGATTGGCCGGCAATCCGGGCGGTCCGCGACGCCATCTCGATCCCGCTGATCGCCAATGGCGATGTGGAGAGCGAGGCGGATGCCGCGGAGATCCTGCGCGTCTCCGGCGCCGATGCCGTTATGGTCGGCCGCGGCGCACAGGGGCGTCCCTGGCATGCAGGCGTGCTCGCCAGCGCCGGACAGGCGCCGGAGGGACGCGAGCGCCTGGAGCTGATCGCGGAACATTACGAGATGATGCTCGGCTTCTACGGCATTGAAACCGGGCTGCGCCACGCCCGCAAGCATCTTGGCTGGTACATGGACCGCTTTGCGCCGGACGCTGCAAAGGGGCCGGTGCTGACGGCGACCGATCACCGCGTTGCGCTTGCACGGCTGATGGAGGCGCTCGAGGCCGCCCCGTCGGCGCATGCGCCGAACGCAGACTCAGAAGCGAGGGCAGCATGA
- a CDS encoding type II toxin-antitoxin system RatA family toxin codes for MPKFETKRIVQHSPEQMFDLVADVERYPEFLPLCEALTVRSRKERDGKELLLADMTVGYKAVRETFTTQVLLNRSERTIDVKYIDGPFRYLDNRWRFEGEGEGRCAVHFFIDYEFKSRILGALMGSMFDRAFRMFAEAFEKRADTVYA; via the coding sequence ATGCCCAAGTTTGAAACGAAACGTATCGTCCAGCACTCGCCCGAGCAGATGTTCGACCTCGTGGCCGATGTGGAACGTTATCCCGAATTCCTGCCGCTCTGCGAGGCGCTGACCGTGCGGTCCCGCAAGGAGCGGGACGGCAAGGAACTGCTGCTTGCCGATATGACGGTGGGCTACAAGGCGGTGCGGGAAACCTTCACCACCCAGGTGCTGCTCAACCGCTCGGAACGCACGATCGATGTCAAATATATCGACGGTCCCTTCCGCTACCTCGACAATCGCTGGCGATTCGAGGGGGAGGGCGAGGGGCGCTGCGCGGTCCACTTCTTCATCGACTACGAGTTCAAGAGCCGCATTCTCGGCGCGCTGATGGGCTCGATGTTCGACCGCGCCTTCCGGATGTTCGCCGAAGCCTTCGAGAAGCGGGCCGATACCGTCTACGCCTGA
- a CDS encoding nitrogen regulation protein NR(II) yields the protein MSAGAKSGEDDKKNALPMAVLNAIQNPVVLVNETGLVVFANWEAEAFFGASATYLARHNISAFIPFGSPLLTLIDQVRERRAAVNEYRVDLSSPRLGADKLVDLYVAPVLSEPGSVVIVFQERSMADKIDRQLTHRAAARSVTGLASMLAHEIKNPLSGIRGAAQLLETAVSDEDRALTRLICDETDRIVSLVDRMEVFSDERPVDRQPVNIHSVLDHVKALARAGFARKIRITENYDPSLPPVYANRDQLVQVFLNLVKNAAEAIGDKADGEIQLTTAYRPGIRLSVAGTREKISLPLEFCVHDNGPGVPPDLLPHLFDPFISTKTNGSGLGLALVAKIIGGHGGIVECDSQTHRTTFRVLMPASKGPTAEDSDLTTAKG from the coding sequence ATGAGCGCAGGAGCCAAGAGCGGCGAGGACGACAAGAAGAACGCCTTGCCGATGGCGGTGTTGAACGCCATCCAGAACCCCGTCGTTCTCGTCAACGAGACGGGGCTCGTGGTCTTCGCCAATTGGGAGGCAGAGGCCTTTTTCGGAGCAAGCGCCACCTATCTGGCACGCCACAATATCAGCGCCTTCATTCCCTTCGGCAGCCCGCTCCTAACGCTGATCGACCAGGTGCGCGAGCGCCGGGCGGCCGTCAACGAATACCGCGTCGATCTCTCGTCACCGCGGCTCGGCGCCGACAAGCTGGTCGACCTCTATGTGGCGCCGGTTCTGTCCGAGCCGGGCTCGGTGGTCATCGTGTTCCAGGAACGCTCGATGGCCGACAAGATCGACCGGCAGCTGACGCATCGCGCCGCCGCCCGTTCGGTCACCGGCCTTGCCTCCATGCTGGCGCATGAGATCAAAAATCCGCTCTCGGGCATTCGCGGCGCGGCGCAACTGCTGGAAACCGCCGTGTCCGACGAAGATCGCGCGCTGACACGGCTGATCTGCGACGAGACAGACCGCATCGTCTCGCTGGTCGACCGGATGGAGGTGTTCTCCGACGAGCGGCCCGTCGATCGCCAGCCGGTCAACATCCATTCGGTGCTCGACCATGTGAAGGCGCTTGCCCGCGCCGGGTTTGCGCGCAAGATCCGCATCACCGAAAACTACGACCCCTCCCTGCCGCCGGTCTATGCCAACCGCGACCAGCTGGTGCAGGTGTTCCTGAACCTGGTGAAGAACGCCGCCGAAGCCATTGGCGACAAAGCCGACGGCGAGATCCAGCTGACGACCGCCTATCGACCCGGCATCCGGCTTTCGGTCGCGGGAACGCGGGAAAAGATCTCGCTGCCGCTCGAATTCTGCGTGCATGACAACGGCCCCGGTGTGCCGCCCGACCTGCTGCCGCATCTCTTCGATCCCTTCATCTCCACCAAGACGAACGGCTCCGGCCTGGGCCTGGCGCTGGTGGCCAAGATCATCGGCGGCCATGGCGGCATCGTCGAATGCGACAGCCAGACCCATCGAACGACCTTCCGTGTCCTCATGCCGGCCTCCAAGGGCCCGACCGCCGAGGACTCTGACCTTACGACCGCAAAAGGATAA
- a CDS encoding PAS domain-containing sensor histidine kinase yields the protein MAEGLIMPMAKDEGTTAGYDRRASFALPGLVLASGALICAIISLLVLLGLTPIKPETNIVIASATVNAVFVIGLIYLITREIMRLMRARSKGRAAARLHVRIVALFSIVAITPAILVAIFASITLDVGLDRWFSLRTQSIVRSSIDVAQAYVLENASYLQGQTASMANDLERNRQLYSLDRTGFTELMTRQARARGMLGAFLVRGDGSAILQADIPTDRPLPAIPRDALASTVSGQPTLIPPGITNLVGAVIPLENIAGAYLYTVRTVDPKVMNSMRLMEENVAEYRNLAAGRTSLQIAFGVLYLGFALIVLLAAIWAAIAVADRIVRPIRLLISAADSVATGNLNVVVPVHTVDGDVGSLSRTFNKMIAQIRSQRDEILEARDEMDHRRRFIEAVLSGVTAAVIGVEDDRRITIANPSSEDFLARHALDIVGERLSDIAPEIDEVLTEAESRPRSDFRKQINIMRNGKERTLNVQVTREESTDAKQSWVITLDDITDLVIAQRSTAWADVARRIAHEIKNPLTPIQLSAERLKRRYGKQIDQEDRTVFDQCTDTIVRQVEDIGRMVDEFSSFARMPKPTKERSDLRAILKDAVFLREMGNTEISFIRDFGDEPLDGFFDSRMLGQAFGNIVKNAVEAIEALPAEAVRGERKIMVRSRPDERSGAFVVDIIDNGKGLPTENRHRILEPYMTMREKGTGLGLAIVKKIIEDHGGHLELHDAPADFDNGHGAMIRIILPPGNPAEARENKERIHGR from the coding sequence ATGGCCGAAGGGCTGATCATGCCGATGGCGAAGGACGAGGGGACGACGGCCGGATACGACCGGCGCGCCTCCTTTGCGCTGCCGGGTCTGGTGCTCGCCAGCGGCGCGCTGATCTGCGCCATCATCTCGCTCCTCGTCCTACTCGGCCTGACGCCGATCAAGCCCGAGACCAATATCGTGATCGCGTCCGCGACCGTGAATGCGGTCTTCGTGATCGGGCTCATCTATCTCATCACGCGTGAAATCATGCGGCTGATGCGGGCGCGCAGCAAGGGCCGGGCCGCGGCCCGCCTGCATGTGCGCATCGTGGCGCTGTTCTCGATCGTCGCCATTACCCCCGCGATTCTGGTGGCGATCTTCGCCTCGATCACGCTCGATGTCGGGCTGGACCGCTGGTTCTCGCTGCGCACCCAATCGATCGTGCGCTCCTCGATCGATGTCGCCCAGGCCTATGTGCTGGAGAATGCCAGCTATCTGCAGGGCCAGACCGCCTCCATGGCCAATGATCTGGAACGCAACCGCCAGCTCTATAGCCTCGACCGCACCGGCTTCACCGAGCTGATGACCCGGCAGGCCCGCGCCCGCGGCATGCTGGGCGCCTTTCTGGTGCGTGGCGACGGCAGCGCGATCCTGCAGGCCGATATCCCGACCGACCGCCCGCTTCCGGCCATTCCGCGCGATGCGCTGGCCAGCACCGTCTCCGGCCAGCCGACGCTGATCCCGCCCGGCATCACCAATCTCGTCGGCGCGGTGATCCCGCTCGAAAACATCGCCGGCGCCTATCTCTACACGGTGCGCACCGTCGATCCGAAGGTCATGAACTCCATGCGGCTGATGGAGGAGAATGTTGCCGAATACCGCAACCTCGCCGCCGGCCGCACCTCGCTGCAGATCGCCTTCGGCGTTCTCTATCTGGGCTTCGCGCTGATCGTTCTGCTTGCCGCGATCTGGGCGGCGATTGCGGTTGCCGACCGGATCGTCCGGCCGATCCGCCTGCTGATCAGCGCTGCCGACAGTGTGGCGACCGGCAACCTCAATGTCGTCGTGCCCGTGCACACGGTGGATGGCGACGTTGGTTCGCTGTCGCGCACCTTCAACAAGATGATCGCCCAGATCCGCAGCCAGCGTGACGAAATCCTCGAAGCCCGCGACGAGATGGACCATCGCCGCCGCTTCATCGAAGCGGTGCTGTCGGGCGTGACCGCGGCCGTGATCGGTGTCGAGGACGATCGTCGCATCACCATCGCCAATCCGTCGTCGGAGGATTTCCTCGCCCGGCATGCGCTCGACATCGTCGGCGAGCGCCTGAGCGACATCGCACCGGAGATCGACGAGGTGCTGACAGAGGCCGAGAGCCGGCCGCGCAGCGACTTCCGCAAGCAGATCAACATCATGCGGAACGGCAAGGAGCGCACGCTCAATGTGCAGGTGACGCGCGAGGAATCGACCGACGCCAAGCAGTCTTGGGTCATCACGCTCGATGACATCACCGATCTCGTCATCGCCCAGCGCTCGACCGCCTGGGCGGATGTGGCGCGCCGCATCGCACACGAGATCAAGAACCCGCTGACGCCGATCCAGCTCTCCGCCGAACGGCTGAAGCGCCGCTACGGCAAGCAGATCGACCAGGAGGACCGGACCGTCTTCGACCAGTGCACGGACACGATCGTCCGCCAGGTGGAAGACATCGGCCGCATGGTCGACGAGTTCTCCTCCTTCGCCCGCATGCCGAAGCCGACCAAGGAACGCTCCGATCTGCGCGCCATCCTGAAGGATGCGGTGTTCCTGCGCGAGATGGGCAATACCGAGATCAGCTTCATTCGCGATTTCGGCGACGAGCCGCTCGACGGCTTCTTCGACAGCCGCATGCTTGGCCAGGCCTTCGGCAACATCGTCAAGAATGCGGTGGAGGCGATCGAGGCGCTGCCGGCCGAGGCGGTGCGCGGCGAGCGCAAGATCATGGTCCGCTCCCGGCCGGACGAGCGGTCGGGCGCCTTCGTGGTCGACATCATCGACAACGGCAAGGGGCTGCCGACCGAGAACCGCCATAGGATTCTCGAGCCCTACATGACCATGCGCGAGAAGGGCACAGGCCTCGGTCTCGCCATCGTCAAAAAGATCATCGAGGACCATGGCGGGCACCTCGAGCTGCATGATGCGCCCGCCGACTTCGACAATGGCCACGGCGCCATGATCCGCATCATCCTTCCGCCGGGCAACCCGGCGGAAGCACGAGAGAACAAGGAACGCATCCATGGCCGCTGA
- the ntrC gene encoding nitrogen regulation protein NR(I) — MTGATILVADDDAAIRTVLNQALSRAGYDVRITSNAATLWRWIAAGDGDLVVTDVVMPDENAFDLLPRIKKARPDLPVLVMSAQNTFMTAIKASEKGAYDYLPKPFDLTELIAIIGRALSEPKRKPVKMDDDTQDGMPLVGRSAAMQEIYRVLARLMQTDLTLMITGESGTGKELVARALHDYGKRRNGPFVAINMAAIPRDLIESELFGHEKGAFTGAQNRSTGRFEQAEGGTLFLDEIGDMPMDAQTRLLRVLQQGEYTTVGGRTPIRSDVRIVAATNKDLKQSINQGLFREDLYYRLNVVPLRLPPLRDRAEDIPDLVRHFVQMAEKEGLDVKRFDQEALELMKAHPWPGNVRELENVVRRLTALYPQEVITREIIENELRADIPDSPIEKASGRSGPMSISQAVEENMRQYFASFGDGLPPTGLYDRVLAEMEYPLILAALTATRGNQIKAADLLGLNRNTLRKKIRELGVSVYRSSRTA; from the coding sequence ATGACGGGCGCCACCATTCTCGTTGCCGACGACGACGCAGCCATTCGCACCGTGCTGAACCAGGCGCTGAGCCGGGCCGGCTATGATGTGCGGATCACCTCCAATGCCGCCACCCTCTGGCGATGGATCGCCGCGGGGGACGGCGATCTCGTGGTCACCGACGTGGTGATGCCGGATGAAAATGCCTTCGATCTGCTGCCCCGCATCAAAAAGGCGCGGCCGGACCTGCCGGTTCTGGTCATGAGCGCGCAGAACACCTTCATGACCGCGATCAAGGCCTCGGAGAAGGGCGCCTATGACTACCTGCCAAAACCCTTCGACCTGACCGAGCTGATCGCGATCATCGGCCGGGCGCTGTCCGAGCCGAAGCGCAAGCCGGTCAAGATGGACGACGACACGCAGGATGGCATGCCGCTCGTCGGCCGCTCGGCGGCCATGCAGGAAATCTACCGGGTGCTTGCCCGTTTGATGCAGACGGATCTGACGCTGATGATCACCGGTGAATCGGGCACCGGCAAGGAGCTCGTCGCCCGCGCGCTGCATGATTACGGCAAGCGTCGCAACGGCCCGTTCGTCGCCATCAACATGGCCGCCATCCCGCGCGACCTCATCGAGTCGGAGCTGTTCGGCCACGAGAAGGGCGCCTTCACCGGCGCGCAGAACCGTTCGACCGGACGCTTCGAGCAGGCGGAGGGCGGCACGCTGTTTCTGGACGAGATCGGCGATATGCCGATGGATGCGCAGACCCGATTGCTGCGTGTGCTGCAGCAGGGCGAATATACGACGGTCGGCGGCCGCACGCCGATCCGCTCGGATGTGCGCATTGTCGCGGCCACCAACAAGGACCTGAAGCAGTCGATCAATCAGGGCCTGTTCCGCGAGGATCTCTACTACCGGCTGAACGTGGTGCCCCTGCGCCTGCCGCCGCTGCGCGACCGGGCCGAGGACATTCCCGATCTCGTCCGCCATTTCGTGCAGATGGCCGAGAAGGAGGGGCTAGACGTCAAGCGCTTCGACCAGGAGGCGCTGGAACTGATGAAGGCGCATCCCTGGCCCGGCAATGTACGCGAACTGGAAAACGTCGTTCGCCGCCTGACCGCCCTCTATCCCCAGGAGGTCATCACCCGCGAGATCATCGAGAACGAGCTGCGCGCCGATATTCCGGACAGCCCGATCGAGAAAGCCTCCGGCCGCTCGGGCCCGATGTCGATCTCGCAGGCGGTGGAAGAAAACATGCGGCAGTATTTCGCGAGCTTTGGCGATGGCCTGCCGCCGACCGGCCTTTATGACCGCGTGCTGGCTGAAATGGAGTATCCGCTGATTCTCGCAGCACTCACCGCAACCCGTGGTAATCAGATCAAGGCTGCCGACCTGCTCGGCCTCAACCGCAACACGCTTCGCAAAAAGATCCGCGAACTCGGCGTTTCCGTCTACCGCAGCTCCCGCACCGCTTGA
- a CDS encoding CinA family protein, producing MSLFPTEIESLVRVLLDTLAARDLTVATAESCTGGLIAAALTEIAGSSKVVDRGFVTYSNQAKQDMLGVRAETLAAVGAVSRQTAEEMARGAQSRSGASLTVAVTGIAGPGGGSAEKPVGLVHLAAASRTRLIHREMRYGDLGRTEIRLATLRTALTLLIELAELPQA from the coding sequence ATGAGCTTGTTTCCGACCGAGATCGAAAGCCTGGTCCGCGTGCTTCTCGACACCCTCGCGGCCAGGGACCTGACCGTGGCGACCGCCGAGTCCTGCACGGGCGGGCTGATCGCCGCGGCGCTGACCGAGATCGCCGGATCGTCCAAGGTCGTTGATCGCGGCTTCGTCACCTATTCCAACCAGGCAAAGCAGGACATGCTCGGCGTTCGCGCCGAGACGCTGGCCGCCGTCGGCGCGGTATCGCGGCAGACAGCGGAAGAGATGGCGCGCGGCGCGCAGTCCCGTTCGGGCGCCAGCCTGACCGTCGCCGTCACCGGCATTGCCGGGCCCGGGGGCGGCAGCGCGGAAAAGCCGGTGGGGTTGGTTCACCTCGCCGCCGCCAGCCGCACCCGCCTGATCCACCGGGAGATGCGCTATGGCGATCTCGGGCGAACCGAAATCCGGCTCGCCACGCTCCGCACCGCGCTTACGCTTCTTATCGAGCTTGCCGAGCTCCCTCAGGCGTAG